In a genomic window of Novosphingobium sp. KA1:
- a CDS encoding IS110 family transposase, whose amino-acid sequence MHDITPDAVVIGIDTHKDVHVAVAINGLGARLATASFPVTSKGYRQVAAWATEHGTVHAFGIEGTGSYGAGLARALAAKGWRVIEVGRINRQLRRRYGKTDTVDAESAARAVLAGDAGGEPKLGDGTVEMIRHLKIARDTALKARTQAMVTLKTMLVNAPQALRERFISMTGKMTLIHAIAALRPGALLSTTASAKMALRALANRWLMLDAEIKEHEAVLEQLVRAHAPALMDAPGVSTGTIADMLIVLGDNPQRIRSEAAFAKLCGVCPVPASSGKTNRHRLNRGGNRRANAALYRVALVRMRHHPPTREYIQRRTAEGKSPREIRRCLKRYIAREIYQHLCTEKPLPAAAKGS is encoded by the coding sequence CGTTCCCGGTAACCAGCAAGGGCTATCGCCAGGTAGCAGCTTGGGCAACCGAGCACGGAACCGTGCACGCGTTCGGTATCGAAGGAACTGGCTCATACGGTGCCGGCCTCGCACGTGCGTTGGCTGCGAAGGGTTGGCGCGTCATTGAGGTCGGCCGGATCAACCGGCAGCTCCGGCGTCGATATGGCAAGACCGATACCGTGGATGCCGAGTCTGCTGCAAGGGCCGTGCTTGCGGGTGACGCTGGCGGTGAGCCCAAGCTCGGTGATGGCACCGTCGAAATGATCCGTCACCTCAAGATCGCCCGCGACACCGCGCTCAAAGCGCGAACACAAGCCATGGTCACGCTCAAGACAATGCTGGTGAACGCGCCCCAGGCGTTGCGCGAGCGGTTCATCAGCATGACCGGCAAGATGACGCTTATCCACGCGATCGCAGCGCTGCGCCCGGGGGCACTGCTATCCACCACTGCATCGGCGAAGATGGCGCTACGCGCATTGGCGAACCGATGGCTGATGCTGGATGCCGAGATCAAAGAGCACGAAGCCGTCCTCGAGCAGTTGGTGCGTGCCCACGCACCGGCATTGATGGATGCGCCTGGCGTGTCGACCGGTACCATCGCCGACATGCTCATTGTCTTGGGCGACAATCCTCAGCGGATCCGATCCGAGGCCGCGTTCGCCAAGCTATGCGGCGTGTGCCCCGTGCCGGCATCAAGTGGCAAGACCAACCGTCACCGGCTCAACCGCGGTGGCAACCGGCGGGCGAATGCGGCTCTGTACCGCGTCGCCTTGGTTCGCATGCGCCACCATCCGCCGACCCGCGAATATATCCAGCGCCGAACCGCCGAAGGCAAGTCACCTCGCGAAATCCGGCGGTGCCTCAAGCGCTACATCGCTCGCGAAATCTACCAACACCTTTGCACTGAAAAGCCGCTCCCAGCAGCCGCGAAAGGCTCTTGA
- a CDS encoding ParB/RepB/Spo0J family partition protein — MAGFLKDILATLSYEPAPAELRPADAAALSRLDARLSDFVQDNTRSRGAISIRPSDCSVWDGNPRDVPGLSADSCRSLIDSIALEDGNRIPVLDRRNPPGADLPYQLLVGSRRRFAIDWLNHNGRPEIRLNALIVDLSDEEAFRLADIENRERQDITEIDRARSYQNAVDRFYGGVQSRMAEALGLSNSQLSRLLALAQMPDEVVDAFATKDELRVRHSEVLTPLLRRAQQREHVLCAARGIAEEQQKLAATGERLIPAASVLARLKQAGKTTDRLREAEQAIELDGSRIGRLRHVREGLAVEILVAEGSGLAGVLEAVERALREAREGALDETPDQAPYGALAEDLASED, encoded by the coding sequence ATGGCAGGTTTTCTCAAGGATATTCTCGCAACCCTGTCCTACGAACCTGCCCCGGCCGAATTGCGGCCTGCGGATGCCGCGGCGCTGTCGCGGCTGGATGCGCGCCTGTCGGATTTCGTGCAGGACAATACCCGTTCGCGCGGGGCGATCTCGATCCGGCCGTCGGATTGCAGCGTGTGGGACGGCAACCCGCGCGACGTGCCGGGCCTCTCTGCCGATAGTTGCCGCTCGCTGATCGATTCCATCGCGCTGGAAGACGGCAATCGCATCCCCGTCCTGGACCGCCGCAACCCTCCGGGCGCCGACCTGCCCTACCAGTTGCTGGTCGGGAGCCGGCGCCGTTTCGCGATAGACTGGCTCAATCACAACGGGCGGCCGGAAATCCGCCTGAACGCGCTGATCGTCGACCTGTCGGACGAAGAGGCGTTCCGCCTTGCCGATATCGAGAACCGTGAACGTCAGGACATCACCGAGATCGATCGCGCGCGCAGCTATCAGAATGCGGTCGATCGTTTCTACGGCGGCGTCCAGTCGCGCATGGCAGAAGCACTCGGGTTGTCGAACAGCCAGCTCAGTCGCCTGCTGGCGCTGGCACAGATGCCGGACGAGGTGGTAGACGCCTTCGCCACCAAGGACGAACTGCGCGTCCGCCATTCCGAGGTGCTGACGCCGCTGCTGCGCCGGGCCCAGCAGCGCGAACATGTGCTCTGCGCGGCCCGTGGCATCGCCGAGGAGCAGCAGAAGCTGGCCGCCACTGGCGAGCGGCTGATCCCCGCGGCCAGCGTGCTGGCACGGCTCAAGCAGGCCGGCAAGACGACCGATCGCTTGCGCGAGGCCGAACAGGCGATCGAGCTGGACGGATCGCGGATCGGCCGCCTGCGCCATGTGCGCGAGGGGCTGGCCGTCGAGATTCTCGTTGCCGAAGGCAGCGGGCTGGCCGGGGTGCTGGAGGCGGTCGAGCGGGCGCTGCGCGAGGCGCGGGAGGGCGCGCTTGATGAAACGCCCGATCAAGCGCCCTATGGAGCCTTGGCCGAGGACTTGGCCAGCGAGGATTGA
- a CDS encoding autotransporter domain-containing protein, producing the protein MRFDTIFFQRSAVAALSLMAAVSLGSAAQAATYGEDAATPAQGAVAGALDSIASPDTTVYGDMLAAIDGLGSSAERADALGQLSPRNYRLLPRLAIQSMDASDSEIRGYLAERREQAWDAAAAPPPPADQTVRFMLSFGLKQAAYKQRIDRPAANSDSRSIRSGLDVSPAKGLILGATLGIDGIDANLDRSQHPRITQFNVDIGPYASYSTNTFYIDATSVYNRSYYKLRRQISWSGFSDQLRTNVSGDNAAATVEAGSILQFGALRAQPFAGLHYRYADVSGFVEHGGAAALAVAQYKTQSVRSSIGLRASTKARTGSWTVRPNVEAQWQRELRGHPDSRIEAVFAGGDTPIFVLPGAQYARDVAVVKAGLSAASGERISIRLAYSGEFAADRHVHGLAITASRRF; encoded by the coding sequence TTGCGCTTCGATACCATCTTTTTCCAGCGCAGCGCGGTGGCGGCCTTGTCGCTGATGGCAGCGGTTTCGCTGGGAAGCGCGGCGCAGGCCGCCACTTATGGCGAGGATGCGGCAACCCCCGCGCAAGGCGCCGTGGCCGGCGCTCTGGACAGCATCGCCAGCCCCGACACGACCGTTTATGGCGACATGCTCGCAGCGATCGACGGCCTGGGCAGTTCGGCGGAGCGCGCCGATGCGCTGGGCCAGCTTTCGCCGCGCAATTACCGGCTCTTGCCGCGACTGGCGATCCAGTCGATGGATGCCAGCGATAGCGAGATCCGGGGCTATCTGGCCGAGCGGCGCGAACAGGCGTGGGACGCGGCGGCGGCGCCGCCGCCGCCTGCCGACCAGACGGTTCGCTTCATGCTCAGCTTCGGGCTCAAGCAGGCTGCCTACAAGCAGCGGATCGACCGGCCCGCGGCCAATTCGGACAGCCGGTCGATCCGCTCCGGCCTGGATGTCTCGCCGGCGAAAGGCCTGATTCTGGGGGCAACGCTGGGGATCGACGGCATCGATGCCAACCTCGACCGGTCGCAGCACCCCCGGATCACGCAGTTCAACGTCGATATCGGTCCTTACGCCAGCTATTCGACCAACACGTTCTATATCGACGCGACTTCTGTCTATAATCGCAGTTATTACAAGCTTCGCCGGCAGATCAGCTGGAGCGGCTTTTCCGACCAGCTGAGGACAAACGTGAGCGGAGACAACGCCGCCGCAACCGTCGAGGCTGGTAGCATCCTGCAGTTCGGCGCCCTTCGGGCGCAACCCTTCGCCGGGCTGCACTACCGCTATGCTGATGTAAGCGGCTTTGTCGAACACGGTGGTGCGGCCGCTCTGGCCGTGGCGCAGTACAAGACGCAGTCCGTTCGCAGCAGCATTGGCCTGCGTGCCTCGACCAAGGCCCGAACAGGTTCGTGGACCGTAAGGCCGAACGTCGAGGCACAATGGCAACGCGAATTGCGCGGCCATCCCGATAGCCGGATCGAAGCCGTGTTTGCCGGCGGTGATACGCCGATCTTTGTCTTGCCCGGGGCACAGTATGCCCGCGACGTCGCCGTCGTGAAGGCGGGACTGTCCGCGGCGAGCGGCGAGCGGATAAGCATAAGGCTTGCCTATTCGGGCGAATTTGCCGCCGATCGCCATGTGCATGGGCTGGCGATCACGGCCAGCAGGCGGTTCTGA
- a CDS encoding 2OG-Fe(II) oxygenase, whose protein sequence is MKNVWEVWPKALSDAECDAIVNRAAHYAPQDATVGFAADLRSDHIQRSSTIRWFDAGREKDIVSRIMSFVQSSNRSNFGADIVAPFELQFTEYHATNKGHYDWHQDVWLESNRPFARKLSVVVQLSAPGDYDGGQFEFFGIQNPGPTFADRGSLLIFPSFLQHRVLSVSQGSRKSLVTWIEGPNWR, encoded by the coding sequence ATGAAAAACGTCTGGGAAGTCTGGCCAAAGGCGCTGAGCGATGCGGAGTGTGACGCGATCGTCAATCGCGCGGCGCATTACGCTCCGCAGGACGCGACGGTCGGTTTTGCGGCGGACCTGCGCAGCGATCACATCCAGCGCAGTTCGACCATCCGCTGGTTCGATGCGGGGCGGGAGAAGGACATCGTCTCGCGCATCATGTCCTTTGTGCAGTCGTCGAACCGCTCGAACTTCGGTGCCGACATCGTTGCGCCGTTCGAACTGCAGTTCACCGAGTACCACGCGACAAACAAGGGGCATTACGACTGGCATCAGGATGTCTGGCTGGAATCGAACCGTCCGTTCGCGCGCAAGCTTTCGGTTGTTGTGCAGCTTTCGGCACCCGGCGATTACGATGGAGGGCAGTTCGAGTTCTTCGGCATCCAGAACCCCGGGCCGACCTTTGCCGATCGCGGCAGCCTGCTGATCTTTCCCTCGTTTCTCCAGCACCGTGTGCTGTCCGTCAGCCAGGGTAGCCGCAAGAGCCTGGTGACCTGGATCGAAGGCCCGAACTGGCGTTGA